In Populus nigra chromosome 10, ddPopNigr1.1, whole genome shotgun sequence, the following proteins share a genomic window:
- the LOC133704378 gene encoding probable leucine-rich repeat receptor-like protein kinase At1g35710 → MARSSFSFSLILIFPLLFHLALSKTLKRDVKALNEIKASLGWRVVYAWVGDDPCGDGDHPPWSGVTCSIAGDYRVVTELEVYAVSIVGPFPTAVTNLLDLTRLDLHNNKLTGPIPPQIGRLKRLKILNLRWNKLQDVLPPEIGELKSLTHLYLSFNAFKGEIPRELANLPELRYLYLHENRFSGRIPAELGTLKNLRHLDAGNNHLVGTIRELIRTDGCFPALRNLYLNDNYLTGGVPAQLANLTSLEILHLSHNKMTGIIPVGLAHMPRLTYLYLDHNNFNGRIPDAFYKHPYLKELYVEGNAFKPGVNPIGVHKVLEVSDTDFVV, encoded by the exons ATGGCGCGTTCATCATTCTCCTTCTCTCTCATCCTCATTTTCCCTCTCCTCTTCCATCTCGCTCTCTCCAAAACCCTTAAACGCGACG tgaAAGCTTTGAATGAAATAAAGGCATCGCTAGGTTGGAGAGTGGTGTACGCTTGGGTCGGCGACGATCCTTGTGGCGACGGTGACCATCCGCCGTGGTCCGGCGTCACTTGCTCTATCGCAGGAGATTACAGAGTCGTCACTGAATT GGAAGTGTACGCAGTGTCCATCGTGGGGCCATTTCCTACTGCTGTAACCAATTTGCTGGATCTTACTAGACT GGATCTTCATAATAACAAGCTCACAGGGCCTATTCCTCCGCAAATTGGGCGATTGAAGCGTCTTAAGATACT TAATTTGAGGTGGAATAAACTACAAGATGTTCTTCCTCCTGAAATAGGTGAACTGAAGAGTTTGACTCATCT TTATCTGAGCTTCAATGCTTTCAAAGGAGAAATCCCTAGGGAGCTTGCAAATCTGCCTGAGCTTCGGTATCTTTATCTACATGAGAATCGTTTTTCTGGGCGAATTCCTGCAGAATTGGGGACACTGAAAAATCTTCGGCACTT GGATGCTGGCAACAATCATTTGGTGGGTACGATCAGGGAACTGATACGTACTGATGGTTGCTTCCCTGCACTTCGCAACCT ttatttaaatgataattatcTAACTGGTGGAGTCCCCGCACAACTTGCAAACCTAACCAGTTTGGAAATCTT GCACCTATCACACAATAAAATGACTGGAATAATACCTGTTGGACTTGCTCATATGCCTAGATTGACTTACTT GTACTTGGATCACAACAATTTTAATGGGAGAATTCCTGACGCCTTCTATAAGCACCCATATTTGAAAGAATT ATATGTTGAAGGAAATGCATTCAAGCCAGGTGTAAACCCAATAGGTGTTCACAAAGTCCTTGAAGTGTCTGATACTGATTTTGTAGTGTAG